The window GTAACAACAATTATTTATCCATAACCGTTTAAGTCATTACCACATAATTGTTTATTCGTTCGATAATTGCATAAACGGTTATACACATACCCTTAACCGTttctaaacggttacccatatCCATAATCACATACTTATTTAATCATTTACCTATTTACCCGTTTTTAACACGTTGACCATTTTTATCCATTTACCCTTGTTTTACCCATctacacgtttttttttttttactcatttataaatacatttaacaTGCATTACCGTGTTTCAATCTCTTAAGTTCTCATACCACTGCAATAATTGAAATTATAGAGCGAACGATATTTGCAACTACATCCACCTTTACACTTGGTCCAAGCAATTCAAGCATCTTATTAATTACTGCAAgttactttctttttttctttttttttcttttttctgaaaCATTCCCCTTAAGCTTACGAAACTTATTTGCCCTTTCCTGTGAAGGTTAGTTGAAGGGAACATTATATGTGCCCTACAATTTGCACATTATACCTCAAAACTTATTGGAATAAGATGGGAATGTCGTGAGTTTGTAGGGTATGCTGCAAGTTACTTAAGAAAGGTGAATTAGTAAGAAATCCAATGCTATTGGCCTGGCGTGTAGTCTGGATTATAATAACCATGTTTAATGCCCTTATTCAAGTAAAGTTCTGAACAAGTCATTTGACTCCATTGGAAGCAACTCTCAACAGCATGTCCATGATCGGATTTCGTTTTCTACCTGATCCTCTAAGTTTTATCAAATCATGTAATATTTCGGGATCACACTAAGTATATTAGAGCTCGATCCCACCAATGCGTAGGCAAAAACTGTTCGCAAATCGAAATTATAACGAAGGAGATATAAGCAAGTGAAGGCAAGGGTAAAATGTTCATTTGAACCAATACGTGGTTAAACGGGTACCCGTTTATAACcgcgggtaatacccataaccacctatttaaatttcacaggtaaacggttatacccataaccgtttttTGTTTAAACGGTTACCTATAACCGTAACCGTGAATTTTAAATAACCGGGTAACCGCAGTTACTCATAATCGTAagtattttgcccatccctattCTTAACCCACTCACACTTCTACCCACTTATACGTAGTGTCTATCAACCATTGATGTATGGGATGCCCTATCTAGTTCAAGAACTCGGATTCACCCACGCACTTATGAGCGATACTATTATGAACAATTCTCTTAGGTAAATTTGGACTAACTTTTAAATTCACGTGATAAAtcacatacaaataaaataactGTATTTTATGCGTAAAGATGTATGAAGTAGTGGTAATGTTCTTTTAACTCTCAAATATGGGCTTGATTTGGAATTAATTCTCACTGTCTGCATTTCTCCCACCTACACCATTATTTGGCAAATGGAACCAAAGTATCAGTGGTATTCGAAGGTGACTCTCATTTCAAATAATGTAATTAACTACTTATGTATAAATCAAATTGTAATCTTACGTGTAAGCTTATTCTTTTGCAATATAGTTGTTATCAAAATTTATGATcacaaaaactaaatatgcTATCCAGTAGGAGAAAATTGTCCGTATGCTAAATGAGAGGTGTAGATGTTCGGGCCAATACTTCAGGTAGAGTCGAAAAAGAGAATTAACATTAGGATAGATTATTGGTTTGATATCGAGAGGTCGAGATTGTAGGTTGTAGATTATCACAAACATGATATTGGAAACCAAATAAACGTTAGAAGACTCCACTTGCATAAGTTGGGAAGTCGACTGATGAACAAAATGATCCCTAACCATTCCACagaagagatagagagagacatCTAATTAGCATATTTTTATAAAGTACAGTGAAAGAAATAtaaagtgaagaaaataaaatgacagAGATGTGAATTTTAAGATCCAATTTATGTGATGGGCATTACATGCATATGGGTGGTAGTCAAAATATAGACCTCAAGATCGAAAGCAAACAACCAAATCAAACTCAGGCCGTAGAATCCTCTAACACTCCTATGGGAGAAATCTGTATCTTTTATCTCATTGCATCCTCCAATAAGAATAGCAGGAGCAACCACCTCATTTTCATTTCTAAAGTCTGTTTAGGGCTGATTGTAATTTAAGCGTTTACGAACATGTACTCTCCGATTTCAGGTGTCATGCATACACGGTCTGCTTTAaaagaaggttttttttttttttttttttttttttttcctggagGGTTTCGAACAATAAATCTATCAAACTCCTACCTTATCCACCATCTGTCACCAGGCTAGCCCCAATAGTTTTAGAACAAAAAAGTATTTTATCCttcattatctttgttttgctaaATTCCCACATTATCTTCATGTTATTTTTGTCGGCTTACAATCATATCACACACATATTCTGGATTTAACTGGGATTGTCGTTACATTTCAAAGTGATGAGATAAAGTCAAAATCATAGTTTGCTTTGTAACATTTGCACGATAATGTATTTCAATCTCATATGAATATTCCCAAAAAAAATCTCATATGAATATGTCAATGTTACAAGTTTAAATGTCTGATATATCcttaaatattaattgtttAGCAACCATTGGAACATCATGCTTGAGTGATAACAATAAAAATTGCTTTAGATTTCCCATTTGATTATTTGTATGATTAGATTAAAATAATGTTCTCCTCCAACGCACCAAATTATTTTAAATCTTTTCTTTATAGCTCAGTTGGTCAAAAGTATTTGTCTTTACATCCGAGGTGTTGATTCGAATCTTCTCCTAATAGTTCAAATGAATACTTGTGTTCTCCCATTGGAGGAATACACATATCTCACATTTTGCGAATAACATTCGGACCAATACTTCAGGTACAGTGGAAAAAGAGAATTAACATTAGGATAGATTATTGATTTGATATCGAGAGGTCGAGATTGTAGATTGTAGGTTGTCACAAACATGGTATTGGAAACCAAATAAACGTTAGAAGACTCCACTTGCATAAGTTAGGAAGTAGAATGATGAACAAAATGATCCCTAATCATTCCACggaagagatagagagagacatCTAATTAGCATATTTTTAAGAAGTATAGTGAAAGAGATATAAAgcgaagaaaatagagtgacaGAGATGTGaattttaaaatctaatttgTGTGATGGGGATTACAAAATATAGACCTCAAGATCGAAAGCAGACAACCAAATCAAACTCAGGCCGTAATATAATCCTCTAACACCCTATGGGAGATATCTATATCTTTCATCTCATTTCTAAAGTCTGTTTAGGGCTGGTCGTAATTTAAATGATTACAAGCATGTACTTTCCAATTTCTGGTGTCATGTATACACGGTTTGCTTCAagagaaagttttttttttttttttttccttcttctttttctttttcttttttatcatcTTTTATTCTGGAGGATTTCGAACAATAAATCTTTCAAACTCCTACCTTATCCACCATCTATCACTAGGCTTACCCAATATTTTGAGAACAAAAAGTATTTTATCCttcattatctttgttttgccaAATTCCTACATTATCTTCATGTTATTTTTGTTGGCTTACAATCATATCACGTGCATATTTTGGATTTAACTGGGATTGTTGTTACATTTCAAAGTGATGAGATGAAGTCAACATCATAGTTTGCTTTATAAGATTTGCACAATAATGAAAAAATATCTCATATGAATACGTCAATGTCACAAGTTTAAATGTCTGATATATCcttaaatattaattgtttAGCAACCACTGGAACATCATGCTTGAGTGATAACAATAAAAATTGCTTTAGATTTCCCATTTGATTATATATATGATTAGATTAAAATAATGCTTTACTCCTACGCaccaaattattttaaatttcttttctttataaCTCAGTTGGTCAAAAGCATTTGTTTTTGCATCTGAGGTGTTGATTCAAATCTTTTCCTCATAGTTCagatgaatttaaattaaattatcttagcatttgttaaaaaaaaaaaaactaaaatatcgcTAAAAAAATGGTATGAACTAACCTAAGTAAGAATAATACTTGTGTTCTCCCACTGGGGGAATACACATATCTCACATTTTGCGAATAACGTATATTTTCCTTATATAAACTCCATAATCGGAATCTTTCaattcttaatcttcatttcaAGATCATCCCTGtgcaaaaattattcaaatcgaatgtcatttagtcattcaaatgtgTCAAATAAATGGACTGTTCATTatgaatatgttacttggtGCTAACACCCTTAATTTATTTCGTAAATTTAGATGATTAAACGATTTCCGATtcgaatgattttttataagaatgatcctcaaatgaagattaaaaagttaaacagtttcaattataaaatttgtaTAATAGTTAAGAAGTAGAATATGTATCTTCTCCAAGAACAGAAGTAGTATCACAAATAAAGAAGCCCGAATGCACCAAAAAAGAAGGGGGAAAATTATTCAAATCGAATGTCATTTAGTCATTCAATTGTGTCAAATAAATACACCATTATTTGGCAAATGGAACCAAAGTATCAGTGGTATTCGAAGGTGACTCATTTCAAATAATGTAATTAACTACTTCTGTATAAATCAAATTGTAACCTTATGTGTAAGCTTATTCTTTTGCAATATAGTTGTTATCAAAATTTATGATCACAACAACTAAATATGCTATCCAGTAGGAGAAAATTGTCCGTATGCTAAATGAGAGGTGTTGATGTTCAGGCCAATACTTCAGGTAGAGTGGGAAAAGAGAATTAACATTTGGATAGATTATTGGTTCAATATCTAGAGGTCAAGATTGTAGGTTGTAGATTATGGGAGAAATCTGTATCTTTCATCTCATTGCATCCTCCAATAAGAATGGGAGGATGTTGCCAAGTGGCAACCACCTCATTTTCATTTCTAAAGTCTGTTTAGGGCTGGTTGTAATTTAAATGATTACGATCATGTACTTTCTGATTTCAGGTGTCATGCATACACGGTTTGCTTCAagagaaagtttttttttttttttttttttccttttttcttttttcttttttgtcatcTTTTGTTCTGGAGGGTTTCGAACAATAAATATAACAAAAGGTATTTTTTATCCttcattatctttgttttgctaaATTCCTACATTATCTTCATGATATTTTTGTTGGCTTACAATCATATCACATACATATTTTGGATTTAACTGGGATTGTTGTTACATTTCAAAGTGATGAGATAATGTTAAAATCATAGTTTGCTTTATAAGATTTGCacaataatgaaaaaaattctcATATGAATATGTCAATGTTACAAGTTTAAATGTCTGACATATCCTTGattaaatattaattgtttAGCAACCATTGGAACATCATGCTTGAATGATAACAATAAAAATTGCTTTAGATTTCCCACTTgattataaggaaaactaatgaaaagaacttgaaaacttcgagttttaatgataaagacaaaataaagggtaaagtgaatagtaccaggattgattttttagtgtaaaaatgtggtttttcgttaaagtgaacagtaccgtagacttttcgttaaaactcccttgattatatatatgattgGATTAAAATAATGTTCTACTCCTACGCaccaaattattttaaatttctctTCCTTATAGCTCAGTTGGTCAAAAGCATTTGTCTTTGCATATGAGATGTTCATTCGAATCTTCTCCTCATAGTTCagatgaatttaaattaaattatcttagaatttgttttttttttaaaaagcactAAAATATCGCTAAAAAAATGGTATGAACTAACCTAAGTAAGAATAATACTCGTGTTCTCCTATTGGGGGGACTACACATATCTCACATTTTGCGAATAACGTATCTTTTCCTTATAAACTCCATAATCGGAATCTTTCAATTCATAATCTTCATTTCAAGATCATCCCTACacaaaaattattcaaatcgaatgtcatttagtcattcaaatatGTCTGGGCTGTTCATTATGAATATATTACTTGATGCTAATacccttaatttattttataaatttagatgactaaacgatctctGATTCAAATTTATAAGAATGATccttaaatcaaaattaaaaagttaaacaaTTTCGATTATAAAATTTGTATAATAGTTAAGAAGTAGAATATGTGTCTTCTCCCATAACAAAAGTAGTATCACAAACAAAGAAGCCCGAATGCACCAAAAATGAAGGGGGAAAATTTCTTGTGATTGTGTTGGGCCAGGGTTGAACTATTCCAATTAAAACTACACGTGTCCCGGCCCAAAGGATCAAGCTTATTCTCTCGCTGACTTCCGGGATGCTCAAGTGAAAAGGCCCCCCGTTTGTTTACCGGCTCAGAGACATGCATAAAATATCGCGCTAGCCTGcgacgtgtttttttttttttggaagcaaGGGATAACATACCAAGGCACAGAAGCCAAACGAGAACAGAAAAGCCTACTGAGAGGTAAACACCAAGAAGGCAAACTAGTAGTGAACGGGGATACAACATAAAGACACCTTCACCGAGCGGAAGTGTCACCCCAAACACCATCACAACGAAATTAATGTGGACACGGAAGACCATTATTGTGCAAAACATAAATCAATGAAGATAGGGGCCGATCGACCCAAACTGAATCACTCATCTCCGAAAAACCAACCGACGCAAGCTCATGCGCCGCACCATTAGCTGATATGGGCACCCAAGACCAACGACAGTTCTGGAAATCCCCCCCTCCCTCAAGCTCCTTGACCCGAGGCAACAACGTTGTTTGAAATCTACTTAACCTCGTCATCTTTGTTTATTCGAGATATTAATTATAAACGATAATTAAGCTCGAATTAGTGattaattgtaacatcccacatagctcaggggagtgatccttatatgtatattttcatctctacctagcacgaggccttttgggagctcactagcttcgggttccgtaggaactccgaagttaagcgagaagggggctagagcaatcccatgatgggtgacccactgggaagttgctcgtgagttcccaaaaacaaaaccgtgagggaatggtaaacccaaagcggacaatatcgtgctacggtggtggagcaggtcCGGGAAGTAatccgccccgggctgggatgtgacattaatcAATCCCACAACGTTTGCTGTTATATGTGAAAAATAAAGTCGGAGGAACTTGTGCATTCTCTTTATGAAAGTGCGTAACTGTTAAACTATCCAACTAGTTAGGTTGTCATAttcaggttttaaaaaaaattagccacTTGCCGTACGTATGCCCGTGTGTCAATTggttatttttattgttttatttttttaattttgggaaTCCTAATGAAACGCGtttagtactgttcacttttaacgttaaagacatttttaccttgaaaagtcatttctggtactattcacttacacctTTATTGTGTCCTTTTGTCttgagtttcattttttttatttttagttttcatcttcctgaaaactgaaagtaaatataaaacaagatttgagttaaaaaaaaaaaaaaaaaaaaaaaagtgaaaattaaatGGTTGCCAAATAGTTGCTAGACCCACCTCTTTTGTCTTATTTATCCACCCACCGTAAAAAGTGCAAAAAAACCTAATCATCTTTTCCCATCCTCTGTTGTTCCTAAATATTCCtatgtttgaaatttaaaacaaaaattgaagatggagaaaaaagCACAAATTCAATAACCACATAGCGGTGGAGCTCATTAGCCAACAACAACCAAACTCACCACCGCACCCGCCATCATTCTCCTTGCTGCCGACCAAATTTTTTCctcccattttcttcttctctttctctcctccCATGATCCAAATATAAAGACCGTCAATATCAAGAACtataattcaaactttttgAGATTATTGCTAAGATCACCATATCGGTTGCAAATCTTTCTCTATCAATCATAGAGAATTAGAGATAGATCTGATTTGGAAATACATGTTAAATATGTCATTAGAATTTGTtcttatggttttttattaggACTTAAAAGTCATTTTACACAAAATTAAACatgcttttaaaattttcataaaaaaaacagGTGAGAAAATATGATATGTGAGTTGTTTGAGCAGCACTCTTCATCAATAATCTAGCtattagaaaattagaaataaacACCACGTGGTAAGCTCATGAGAGTCTATCATTATTCCATCGTGGTAGCGAAATAGTTTTGCTTGTAGTCCTCAAATTAATGTTTTAATTAGCATACGTTAACTCAagctatttattttattaacaattaaaaacctgCATGCAAGTCTTTCTAATTACTTGTTCACCTTAACTTACATAATTTCACGaagtcaaaacaaaaaaataatctaAAAACCTGatggtggctaatctaacatctaatctgacaaaatctatcgtttgacaaaaaaaaaaaaaaaaacacactgaAATAATCTCGattgagaagaaaaatcaaactaCATACTTTAGCTGTGTACATCAATATAACTTTACATATGTGGCAAGTAGTTTCTCATCTTTGTCAGCcccattactttttttttttttttttttttttaagagaataaCTGGTGATGAAGTCATGacagtttattttttattttttttatttgaatcagAAAAACTCATAGAGACATTTTAGCTTTCCTTTAATCATCATTGTGTGATTCTAATACTAAAAATCGAATTTAAAACGAATAGTGTGAAATACGAGTTTGAAATTTGTCCTAACTGCTGAGTCATTCCGCGGTGGCTTCTTTTATCACCTCCATTTTAAAGTTATATgtttgtttggattatttgacAAATTGTTTACTCCCAAACAAGTAGCCAAACTAAAACGCGCCGACTTTTTCTATGAACAAAACGAAAAAGGTTACGACTTTTTTGGGAACTAGCCAAGTTATTCTTCGTTCGATTACATCCAGCTCAACATTtctacaaataaaacaaaataaaatcgatgttttcattttttggattGTATTATGCCATGTTAAATAATGCGTTTATCtcattaaatgttttttgtatgtataatttcctttttttgaGTTACAAGGAGGCTCAAAGGCCGAGCAAAAcgctaaacaaaaaaatattcatcAATTAAAATGATTTACACAAATAGCAGAATTCCTAGCAACCCTaattgaatacttggatgaggAGGTTCTTCGAACACAACACACTCAAAGTTCAACAGTAAAACTtatttgaaaatgcttttaaaatatcTGAAAACTTTTCTAGTGAAAATATCTTTATAACCAatctttaatcaaaatgcaaatgaattttgaaaaaacacttctagtactttgaaacctaaaaacactttgatttattttaaaaatattttcaaacgaAACCAGTTTCGCCAAACCATCATCTTTCTGTCTGACTCAGTTCACATTGATCAAACTAAGAGACACGTCAAATGACAAATAATGATGAttcaattttatgtttttaaatatagaaagtttgaaatgtaaaataagaaatttaaaatgacaataacatttcctaaaaaatattatattacaaaacaagtgatatataatatatacacacacacaacacTTGGTGGGCCATGAATTACAAAACTTTCGTACACGTCACGTCATCTGCAACATTCATAAAACAAAGACGACAGTCACGGGACTCGGAGGAACCTGAAAGCCTGACGGCGTCTATCCACGACAATATTCTCGTTCTCCGATAATTGCCTCGCCGGAATGTGCTATATCACTCCGGTTCTCCACCTCCCGATTAATTTGTGGTGAATTTTAATTGCCGCAAATCACAGCCACGCGAATTGAATTTCCCAATTTCTGTTTATGCTCCATGATCCATCACTGATCATTCAGCACCCAAACAACGTCTTATGGTTCATCAGTTACGTGTTAAttgaatttaattgaaaaagattcGATTTTCATGCTTAATTAAGAGCACTGGAACTTGGGTTGATCGAGTTTTCTTCTAATTTGGTGTTATTTTTGAAAACTTGGGAGAAATTGAAGCTGAAATTGTGTTGCTTGATCGTGTTAGTTTGAATTTTCCGGGAATCGGAAAGTTTGGTTCTGTGATTTTTGTGGGAAATGAGATCAGAGAGACGACAATGAACAAGTCGAGAAAGGTAGGGAAGTATGAGGTGGGGCGGACGGTTGGCGAAGGGACATTCGCCAAGGTTAAATTTGCGAGGAACTGCGAGACGGGCGAAAGCGTGGCCATGAAGATTTTGGCCAAAAGCACCATTCTCAAGCACAGAATGGTTGATCAGGTGATTCACCTTTTTCTCTTCCCTTAAATAATTGTGTCTGGGATTGCAGATGTGAGCGTAGCCACATTGGACAGAACAGATGCGCTCTCCATATGCACCCGACTTCAAATCCCCATATCCGCAGTTCATAGTTTTTTTAGATTAGTGTATATTATAAAAACCGTTGTGTTTATGGAGTAGGCTAACTTCTATTCATGTTTCAGATTAAAAGAGAGATATCAATAATGAAGATTGTCAGGCATCCTAATATAGTAAGGCTGCATGAGGTATGGTTATGCCATTCTGAATTAATGCCTCATTTCCGAGGACTTCTGTGAATATTTGGAAATTTGTATGCTATATTTGCGTCTTGGCATCTCCGCTGatgttcattttttaatttggccCTGTTTCTCTATGCCTTCTCCCTTCGAAATTCTAGGTTTTGGCTGGTCGAGCAAAGATATTTATAATTCTCGAGTTTGTAACTGGAGGAgaattgtttgataaaattgTAAGGCTACTTCTTCAAGATTCGGACCATCATTATAATCAGTACACTTACATTCCTATAGGCGTGTCGTTATGTTAGAaaattttaacaattaaatttttGTCTACAGGTTCACCAAGGAAAGCTTCCTGAAAATGAATCCAGGAAATACTTTCAACAGCTTGTGGATGCAGTTGCCCACTGTCACAGTAAGGGTGTGTACCACAGAGACCTGAAGGTGCAAACCAATATTCTGTTGGCGctattttccaattgcttttgtGGCTTCTATACAGTGCTGTGGTTCTAAtagtttctctttcttttccttgtgATGTACATTTACAGCCCGAAAATCTTCTCCTTGATGCTTATGGAAATTTGAAGGTTTCTGATTTTGGACTAAGTGCATTGCCCCTGCAAGTAAGGATGATCTTGTTATGTTAATATTCAATCACACTtgagaattttaattttatgcgTATGATTTtcttgtactttaccctttcttcttttctcctcatctctctctctgacCAATGCTCCTGTGTTTCCTAATCCTTGAGCAGGGGGACAGTCTTCTTCGCACCACATGTGGAACCCCAAACTATGTTGCTCCTGAGGTAAAATTTCTAGAAACTTCACTGCTGTATTCACACCTTCCACTTGATGAGATAGCTATCTTGTCAATTCAtaatttgtgcaaaaaaaacaataattatagAAGTCAGCTGGAGAGAACAAAATCTTATGCTAAATATGTTTTGTTACCAATGCCCAACAGGTGCTCGGCGATCAGGGTTATGATGGAGCTGCTGCTGATATTTGGTCATGTGGGGTCATCCTGTATGTTCTGATGGCTGGATACCTCCCATTTGATGAGACAAATCTATATAACCTCTATAGCAAAGTATGTTTACATTGTTCTACTTAGTAAGAATTATGGTTATACAACGTTTGGAATGTTCATGTCTAACACAATGGTTTCCTTCACTATTTCAAACATTTTGCACAGGaacttaatttttgttttgttttgtgcctTTGAGATGTCTTGTATGTTGTAACTATCCTATTGCATGCCTACTCACATACTTGAAAATGCTGTATAACAGTATCAACAATGCAACCAAGATAGGATCCAGAAcacatttataattttatgaccCTTAGGAATGCGGATTTGGTCCCTCCCGTCATTccttcaatgttttttttttatatggacTCTGTGGATATTGCTAGAGAGTATGAGATTCTAACTCTTTTGTTGTCTTGTCTGTAGATTACTGCAGCAGAGTTCTCCTGTCCATATTGGTTTTCTCCCAAGGCAAATAAATTGATACATAAGATACTTGATCCCAATCCTAAAACTGTGAGTATATTCagatgttagtttttttttttgccaattgATTAAAGGTCTATATGATTAACTTCACACTATATTTTATTGATCAAATTCAGCATCATTATACaagtattaataaaattaattctaattttttggAAGCCATACGGCGATAGCGTATGCGTTATAATCGAGCGAAAAAACTGGTTTCTACAATCAgttaaaggaaaagaaaagaaaaaagaaaatctacATTTTTTGGAGTGTTAAGGATTTTCCTAACTTTGTTTAACTGGTTCATGTGTTAATGCAGCGAATTCGGATTGATGTCATCAGAAATGATCCATGGTTTAAGAAAAATTATGCTCCTGTCAAATATAGAGAAGATGAGGAAGTAAGCTTGGATGATGTTCGTGCAGTCTTTGAGGATATTGAGGTTggttaatgtttcttttgtgtTATACACTTTTTAAGAAATCTTCTAATGCATAGTTGTAAAGTTTTGTGATTTACGTTATGGTGAAGTACAGATTAGTAGGATGCGGTAAACTAGTGATAACCTAATGTCTGCAGAGACGTATTTAATTGGCATAGTTTATGCATTTCAAAGTCTATTTCATAACTAAAGAAGAAAGTATTTCTACACTATTGGTATTATGTCACAGGATCAATATATAGCGGAGCGGTCAGAAATTAAGGATGGTGGTCCTTTGTTAATGAATGCGTTCGAGATGATTACCCTATCCCAAGGGCTAAATCTATCCGCATTGTTTGACCGAAGACAGGTATGGTTGTATACTTTCAGCACTTGTGCTGCCACACATTTACTCCCTTGCCCAATTATTGGCCAGCCCTTAacttattattttgttaaaacttatAAAGCTC of the Pyrus communis chromosome 1, drPyrComm1.1, whole genome shotgun sequence genome contains:
- the LOC137741804 gene encoding CBL-interacting serine/threonine-protein kinase 24-like, giving the protein MNKSRKVGKYEVGRTVGEGTFAKVKFARNCETGESVAMKILAKSTILKHRMVDQIKREISIMKIVRHPNIVRLHEVLAGRAKIFIILEFVTGGELFDKIVHQGKLPENESRKYFQQLVDAVAHCHSKGVYHRDLKPENLLLDAYGNLKVSDFGLSALPLQGDSLLRTTCGTPNYVAPEVLGDQGYDGAAADIWSCGVILYVLMAGYLPFDETNLYNLYSKITAAEFSCPYWFSPKANKLIHKILDPNPKTRIRIDVIRNDPWFKKNYAPVKYREDEEVSLDDVRAVFEDIEDQYIAERSEIKDGGPLLMNAFEMITLSQGLNLSALFDRRQDYVNRQTRFVSRKPAQIIISNVEAVAESMSLKVHTRNYKTRLEGISANRTGQFAVVLEVYEVGPSLFMVDVRKAAGDTLEYHKFYKNFCAKLKDIIWNPKEGKDSSNLLRTRAC